In one Podarcis muralis chromosome 7, rPodMur119.hap1.1, whole genome shotgun sequence genomic region, the following are encoded:
- the LOC144328492 gene encoding phospholipase A2 inhibitor gamma subunit B-like: MVIFLTVNVDAIFHGMSNFVVPLNVSSSLLTEVANLICSNLDNYEIFCVIDDGFCFNRDVSGYLNGSIIYGIADMGCVTTCSSENYSFTTLQGYLESEINCCQDDFCNYKYIYGPLHVFNGRKCEACHASVSEGCSDLKTVGCRDAETQCISFVIVHNDSSAPDEIYKGCASPSLCDMARKSLYNEYFSGTMTEARCYDTLPSSEQLNFEG; this comes from the exons ATGGTCATATTTCTAACCGTGAATGTAGATGCCATTTTTCATGGGATGAGCAACTTTGTGGTGCCACTGAATGTTTCCTCATCTCTCCtcacagaagtggcaaatctAATCTGTAGCAATCTTGACAATTACGAGATATTTTGTGTGATTGACGATGGCTTTTGCTTTAATCGTGATGTCTCTGGCTATTTAA ATGGGTCTATAATTTATGGCATTGCTGACATGGGATGTGTTACAACTTGTTCCTCAGAGAACTACAGTTTCACTACATTACAAGGTTACTTAGAAAGTGAAATCAACTGCTGCCAAGATGACTTTTGCAACTACAAATATATTTACG GGCCACTTCATGTCTTCAATGGGCGAAAGTGTGAGGCCTGTCATGCTTCTGTCTCAGAAGGCTGTTCAGATTTGAAAACTGTTGGTTGTCGTGATGCTGAGACTCAATGCATTTCGTTTGTTATTGTTCACA ATGACAGTTCAGCTCCTGATGAGATTTATAAAGGCTGTGCCAGCCCATCTCTTTGTGACATGGCCAGGAAATCCCTGTATAATGAATACTTTTCGGGCACTATGACTGAAGCACGATGCTATGATACACTGCCTTCCTCAGAACAGCTCAACTTTGAAGGGTAG